The DNA segment TTGGTCAATGCTGAACAGGCGGCGAACGCGTAGCTTCCGATAGATGTGACGTTTTCGGGGATGGTAATGGAGGTCAGGGAGGAACAGACGAAGAACGCGTGCTGGCTGATCGTGGTGACGTTGTTGCCGATGGAAACGGAGGTCAAGGCAGAGCATCGGAAGAACGCGGAGTCACCGATTACAGTGACGTTGTTACCAATGGTCAAGGTGGTCAGGGAAGTACAGTCTGAGAAAGCCATTTCGCCGATCGACGTGACGCTGTCTGGAATGGTGACGGATGTCAGGGAGACCATCTCATAGAACGCCACCTCACCGATGGCTACGACAGGATATCCCCCAATGGTGGAGGGTATGGCAATATCTCCGCCTGCGCCAATATATCCAGTGATCGTAGCATTGCCATCGCTCACGGTGTAGGTGTAATCACCACTTGATTCAGCAACAGCAGCATCTGTGGCAATCAACATTAATAGATAGATCGATAATAATATGGCAATGATGTATCCTAAATGAAGAATACATCTTCTGGTTCCACTACTTACAATAGATTTCACTGATTTACGCCTCCCCTAAAAATGGTTTATGGAATGAGTTGACTGAATCGATTTGTAAATTTGATAATCATACGTGATAATAGGATTATTTAACTTTGTATGAGGAAAAATGCATAGTACATGGTAAGAACCTTAGAGACTACTGGATTAATGGTAGAGTTACTGGTTTACATGAATCCTTATGCAGAGGTCTAACCGACGGAACCCAGGTTGTCTGAGATCGATGATATTAATGTCGAGAACTGGACCCTCGTGGTGAAGAATCCGAAGGGCAGGGAGTATAAGCCACGTCGAGGATGGTGAAGGTGCTACTTTCGGCCAGGGAGACGACCCTGCGATTCCTGAAGAAAAGGAGATGGTAGTTGACCGACAGAGAAAATGCAGAGGCTGGCATTGCCTTCAGGCTGAAGTGCCCATATCCAAATTAACCCAGCTGGTCCTCGACATGAACTCGGTGGCCCCAACTATCTCCACACCGTCCATGAGATCTTCTGACTTGATGTCCTTCGCGTCAAGACACAGCTCGCAGATCCAGATCCTTCCATCGAGGGCTTTCACTTTCTCAACCAGATCCTTCATGTCCGGCAGCCCCTTGCCTTTCATCGCTTCGAGCTTTCCCTTGATCAGGATCTCCCCCCCACCCGGGGTGAAGAAGAGTATCACCTCGTTACCGACGGCGAGTCCGCTTGATCCAAGAATGAAGGTGGGGTACACGCATCTCGGTTCAGTGCTGTTGCACACGATTGCTACCTTGGCCATAATTCTCCTCTTCTGTTACTACGTTAACGTCGTGTATTCAACTCATAGATTCAACGATTGACAGACCCCTTGAAGGCACAATCTTTAAAGGTATTCGACTGAGATGTTAAATTGGGGATACTCCCGGGAGGTGAGAGGTTGAGATTCATCTCTCTCATCCGGTTCAAAGAAAAACCTACAAAAGAAAGCATAGAGAAGAATATCGAGTGTATTAAGCATGAATCAAAGAAGGACGACGTGGATATTCTTGAAATGTATTGGACACTGGGTCGCTTTGATGCGGTCGTGATAATGGAAGCACCTGACGAGAAGACTGCCCTACAGTCAGCTCTAAGGCGGGGGGATTGCATGTCAACGGAAACGTTGGTGGCCATTCCCGTCGAAGAGGCGAGAAGGCTCGTTAAGAAGTGAGAATGAAAGTCGGAAACCCCCCTTCCTCCTTTTTATCCTTTGTAGGATGAATGTGTTTGTTTAGGTCAGGAATGAGCGAATCGAATGTCAGCCACTACATCTTCGAAAACAGTAATATTTTCAATTCTTTGAAATAAAGATGCACCTAAGGATGCCTCTCTGAAATCCAAATTGATGAATATATAGCAAATGGAATATGATTCTTGGGGGTTGTAAAATGAAATTATCTGAAATTGAAGGAATAGGCCCCGCATTCGAGAAGAAATTGAAAAGTGCAGGAATAACGAGCGTCGAAAATCTACTGGAGAAGGGCGCATCAGCCAAAGGGCGGAAGCAGATAGCCGAATCCACAGAAATTGATGCTACCAGGATACTGGAATGGGTCAACCGTGCAGATCTCTTCAGGATAAAAGGAATAGGTTCGGAATTCTCGGACCTTTTAGAGGCTGCTGGCGTTGACTCTGTCCCTGAATTGAGCAGGCGAAAACCAGAGAGTCTGACCAAGAAACTCGAGGAAGTTAACGCTGAGAAAAAACTGGTCCGCCGCACCCCCTCATTATCGATGGTGGAGAACTGGGTAGCTCAGGCAAAGAAGCTACCTAAGGTAGTTACGCATTGAGACAGCATTTTAACGGACAACACTTAAACCACTTACTCTTTTTTTCATTATTAGAAATATTAGGTATCAATATGATGACAGCAATTCTTAGAATCTCAGTCATGGGGAACCGGAATGCAGGTGATGAATTAGCAACTTATCGCCCCTATCTCAAGACGATATTACAAAGAATTTTCATAGTGATATCTACCCAAGAGGTCACGTCATGATGTCTCGACCCTGAATTTTGATCAGTTCTCTGAGTAACTTTCTTTTAATGGCGGCACTGATATCAATCGAGGAGGTAGATCGGGATATGCAGAATTACGAGAAGCTTGGTGCTTTCTATCTCGGTCGTTACTACGATCCTAACAGCAAATCGTTGAAGGAGGACATTGTCCTATACGATTCAAAGGATCTAGTAACGCACGCGGTCTGCGTGGGCATGACGGGGAGCGGAAAAACTGGGTTATGCATCTGCCTTCTGGAGGAGGCCGCTCTTGATGGCGTCCCATCGATTGTGATAGATCCGAAGGGGGATATAACTAACCTCCTCCTGACTTTCCCGGAGATGCGCAAAGAGGACTTCATTCCCTGGGTGAATCCAGAGGACGCTATGAAGAATGACCTCTCCCTCGAAGAGTATGCCGCTAAGCAGGCAGAGACCTGGAAGAAAGGTCTTGCTTCCTGGGGGGAGGATGGGGAACGTATCAAAAGACTTCGCGAGACCAGCAATTTCATGATATACACTCCAGGCAGTAATGCTGGTTTGCCGGTCTCAATTCTTAAATCCTTCTCCGCCCCCCCAGCAGAGATAATAGAAGATGACGAGCTTCTACAGGGGAGAGTTGGCACTACCGTCTCCAGCTTGCTCGGGCTATTGGGTATAGATAGTGATCCAATCGGCTCAAGGGATCACATTCTGATATCTACCATACTAACAGAAGCCTGGTCGAACGGATACAACCTTGATCTCGCCAGCTTAATCCATCAGATACAAAGCCCCCCAATAAAGAACATTGGTATCTTAGATCTGGAATCGTTCTACTCATCGAAGGACAGGTTTGCCTTGGCCATGAAGCTCAACAACCTTCTCGCCGCACCTAGCTTCAGGCTCTGGTTTGAAGGTGAACCGCTTGAAATAAAGAGCTTCTTATTTGGTTCCGATGGAAAACCGAAGACCTCCATCTTCTCCATCGCTCATCTTAGTGAGGCGGAGCGAATGTTCTTCGTCTCTCTGCTACTCAACCATATCGTCGGCTGGATGAGGACCCAGTCCGGGACTACCAGTTTACGAGCCATCCTTTACATTGATGAGGTGTTTGGCTATCTTCCACCGGTTTCCAATCCACCATCAAAACTGCCCTTGCTTACTTTGATGAAACAGGCAAGAGCATTTGGGGTGGGCGTGACGCTTGTTACTCAGAACCCAGTTGATCTCGATTACAAGGGGCTTTCAAATACAGGCACGTGGTTCATAGGAAGGCTCCAGACCGAAAGGGACAAGTTGCGGATCCTGGACGCCCTTGAAGGTGTATCGGCAGAATCAGGTGAGAAGTTTGATCGCCAGGATATGGACCGGATAATCGCTGGTCTGGGTAAACGGATCTTCCTCATGCATAACGTCCATGATGATGAGCCAGCGGTATTCTCATCGAGGTGGGCAATGTCCTATCTCAGGGGACCGTTGACAAGAGACCAGATCAAAATCTTAATGGACCCGATAAAATCAAGTATGAGTGAAGGTAGATCATCAATCATTCCTGAAGAATCGCCACTAATCAAGAAGGTGCCTTTGAGTGCGAGGACGCAGGGATCGCAGAGACCCGTGCTGCCATCCGATATCCCTCAATATTTCATACGGATGGGCGGTCAGCAGGCTGACATCGTGTATAGACCAATGATATTGGGCATATCCCAAGTGCGATTCTTCGATGCCAAGAAGGGGGTGGACGAAATCAAGGAACTCCACTTCCTGACACCAATTACTAATGATCCCATAGCTGTTGATTGGGAGATGGCTGAGGAGGTGAACATTACCATATCCGACCTGACAAAGGTTCCATCAGACCATGCTGAATTCTCAGACCTTCCTTCTGCAGCATCTGTCCCCAAGAATTTCACGAAATGGAAAAAGACCTTTGGTGACTGGCTAGTTGGAAGTCAGAAGATTCAGCTACTCCGGAGCCCTAGCTTAAATCAATACTCCAAAGTCGGCGAAACAGAGAGCGACTTCAGAATACGTATGCAATTGGCAGCGAGGGAGATATTGGACGAGAATATCGAGAAGCTTCGCAAGAAATTCGCTCCGAAGTACGCAGCTCTTGATGAACGCATAAGGAAGGCGGAGATCGCGTTGGAGAAGGAGAAAGACCAGGAGAGGTACCATAGACATCAGAGTGCCATATCACTCGGATCGACTTTACTCGATGCCGTCATGGGAAGGAAAGTAAAGAGCAGTGCGAGTAGGACAGTACGCGATTATGAGAGGTCCAGAAAGGAAAAGATGGACATTGAGTTCGCAGACGAGAATCTTGAATCTCTACAGGGACAGAGGAAGAGATTGGAGGAGGATTTCAATGCGGAGGTGGATAAGATAAGAGGAAGAATCGATCCTTTAACTGAGAATCTGGAGACGGTCTCAATATCGACCACTAAGACCAAAATCTCCATCAAGTTAGTCGCATTGGCCTGGAGCCCAGATATAAAGTCCAAGTAGTTGAGAATCATCAAGAGAAGATTCAGTGGAGTTGGGAATTGAGTACTAATCGAGGACTTCGGGCCATATTGACCCAAATAGGCAATCAAATCTCATTCAAGAAATCTCTAATCAATGGAACATGTATTGAAGGACTACGGAGAGTTGCCAGTTCGCATCTGTGATAACATCGTACTTAAAAGACTCGAGGAGAAAAGGATCTCTTCCATGGATGAACAACATGTGTGGGAGGGTCTAGTGGAAGAATGATTTCATTAAATTGAAAAAATGAATGGTTGATGGATGTGGCGGGCCCGTGGGGATTCGAACCCCAGTCTTTGGCTCCGAAGGCCAAAAGGATAATCCAGGCTACCCTACGAGCCCAGTGGTAATAGGGGAAGCGTTCATAAGACTTTGCGCGGAAAGGAGACCTCATCCCTGAAAAGCCAAATGCTGATACGCCCCTTTACCTCCCATGAAGAGGACCTCCGCATTCAGGAACATTCTCGGCGAGGGCGATGCGATAATAATGCCCGTGGTGCACGACGCCTTGTGCGCAAAGATAGCGGAAGAGGTCGGTTTCAAGGCCATTTTCACCGCCGGATACGCAAACTCTGCCTCACTGCTCGGGAAGCCTGACGTGGGACTCCTGACCATGACCGAGATGGTCGATGCCGCCAGAAGAATCGCCGGCGCGGTGGACATCCCCGTGATAGCTGATGCGGACACTGGGTACGGAAACGTCACGAACGTGGTGAGGGCTGTGAGAGAGTTCGAACGGGCTGGCGTTGCGGGTATGCTCATCGAGGACCAGGTGTCCCCCAAGAGATGCGGCCACATGTCTGGCAAGGAGGTTATCCAGCCCGATGAGATGGTGGCCAAGATCAGGGCGGCGGTCGATTCTAGGACCGACCCGGACTTGGTGATCATCGCCCGGACCGATTCGCTGTCGGTCAACGGCATTGACGACGCCCTTGAGAGAGTGAACCTCTATCGCGCAGAGGGGGCTGACATGACCTTTATAGAGGCGGTGGAGAGCGTCGAGCACATGCGGAGGGTCATAGAGGAGACGGAGGGGCCGCACATGGCGAACATGATCCCAGGAGGCAGGACCCCGATCCTATCCTCCGCCGAGCTGGCAGAATTCGGATACAGGATAATCGCTTACCCGACCGTCAACACATATGCTGTGGCAAGAGCCACCATAGATGTCTTCCAGCATCTGTTCGATAAGGGAACGTTCGAAGGGTTGGAGGACCGGCTTATGGACTTCGAAGCCTTCAACGAGATCGTAGGCCTTGATGGTATCAGACGGCTGGAGAAGCGGTACCATTCCAACGATTGACCCTTCGATGTGCCAATGGTCATGTGAGGAACTCAATATCATGTTGAGTTATTGCTATTGCTCCACTCTCAGAATTCTTGAGTAAATGTTGGCGATGTCCTCCCGGCTCACGGATTTCGGATTCCCCGGAAGGCAGCTGTTCTTCGACGCGTCCGAGATAAGGGAATCGAACTCGTCCTGGTCGATCACCACTTCCAGCTTATGGGGTATTCCAACATCGTCGGAAAGCCTGGCCACCTCCTTAACGAGGAGATGTGAGGTCTCGTGGTCCGAGTGGTCTCCATTGATTCCGAGTAAATGTGCCATTGTAGCCAGCTTGCCCTCGACGGCGTCGCAGTTGAAGCTCAGGCAGTGCGGAAGGAGGATCGAATTGGCTATTCCATGGGGCACGTTGTATCTTCCTCCCAAAGGCTCCGCCATGCCGTGAACCATTCCCAGCCCAGAGATGGAGAATGACATCCCCGCCAGGGTAGAGGCGATGCTCATGGCGCTCCTTGCCCGGAGGTTGCTGCCGTCATTGACCGCATCACGCAAATTGCTGAAGATGAGAAGTGACGCTTCCATGGCGAGGGCGTCCGACATGGCGTGCGCGCCCTTGGTGATGAACGCCTCCATGGCATGGGTCAGGGCGTCCATCCCCGTGGATGCGGTGATGTGGGAAGGAAGGGATATGGTAAGTTCAGGGTCTATCAGGGCGATCTTTGGATACATGAACCCACCTCGAGCAGTCTCCTTCACTTTATGCTCGGTGTCGGTGATGACGGCCGACCAGGTCACCTCGCTGCCTGTGCCCGCCGTTGTGGGGATGGCCACCAGGGAAAGCGGTGAGTCCCCTTTGAGCACCGCTTTGTACAGCTCTCCGATATCCTTGCCCTCCTTCATCATGGCCAACACCGCCTTGGCCGTGTCGATGGAGCTTCCTCCCCCGACCGCGATTATGGCGTCGTAATTGCACTCCCTAAGGATCCGGAGCGCCTCCCGAACGTTGTCCTCGGTGGGATTCTGCTCCACCCCGTCGTATGTCTCGTGGATGATCCCCATTGAATCCAGAGAATCGAAAACTCCCTTGAGACAACCTGCCTTCATTACCCCTTTGTCGGTGATGACCAGGGCTGAGTTCACCCCGTCATCGGAAAGCAATGAGCCGAGCCTAGTCGTGGCGCCTGGCTCGAATATTATCTTGGTAGGAACATTGAAACTGAAGGGGTTCATTCAATCACCGTGTCAGCTGAAGATATGGTAACACCTTTTTAACTCATTTGTCGAATAGTCGACACCTCGCGCGTCCGGGGAGAGATTTTTTAGCCTATGGCTCCATAAGACGAGGCGATGAAAAGGATAACCATGGGCCACGGGGCCGGAGGGGAGATGATGCAAGAGCTCATATCCAAGCACATCGCGCCCTTCCTTCCGGATATTGACGCAGAGGTCCCGCTCAGGTCCTTTGACGATTCAGCCATAATCGATGGCATGGTGTTCACAACCGACGCTCACACCGTGAAACCCCTGTTCTTTCCCGGGGGGGATATCGGATCCCTGGCGGTCTGCGGAACGATCAACGACATCTCGGTGATGGGGGCCTGTCCTGTTGCGATGTCCTGTGCCATGGTTCTCGAGGAGGGTTTGGAGATCGACACCTTGGAGAAGGTGATGCAGAGCATAGGCCAGTACTCAGAACTTTCCGGAATACCGGTTGTCACAGGCGACACGAAGGTGGTGGAGTCCGGTGCCGTTGACCAGATGATCGTGGTGACCTCGGCACTTGGAAAGGAGTGCCCTTACCTTCAGAAGAATTTCGATGTAGCTTCGCGATCACGAAAGGTGGCCAACAGATGGCTCACCGACGACAACGTGGGCGATGGGGACGCCATAATAGTCTCCGGAACCTTGGGAGATCACGGAATAGCACTGCTCTCATTCAGAGAGGGATATGGATTCGAGAGCGCGATCAAAAGTGACGTGGCACCACTGCATCGTCTCATAGCTTCGATACTTGAGCTGGGAGGCGTGACCTCCATGAAGGACATGACCCGGGGTGGAATGGCCAACACGCTCAACGAGTGGTCATCCAAGTCCAAGGTGGGAATAGAGATCGACGAGCCTCAGATCCCGATCCATCCAGCCGTGGGAAGTGCCTGCGAGCTTCTGGGCCTCGACCCGCTGACCATCGGAAACGAGGGGAAGATAGCGATAGCCTGCGTTCCCGAGATGGCCGAAGATATCGTAAAGCTGATGAGGAAATCTCCACTGGCAAAGAACGCGGCGATAATTGGCCGAGCCACCAATGAATTCGATCGCGTGGTCATGAAGACCGAGGTGGGAGGCAGAAGGATCATTGACCCGCCAGTAGGCGATCCTGTGCCCAGGATCTGCTGATCATATCAGGGTCTGGATCCAGAAGCAGATGAGGAACACTCCTCCACCAATCAGTGCCATCCTCAAACCCCGCAATACGGGATTTTTTCCCGACATACGGCCCATCAGGGCCCCAGTCACGAACAGGATGGTCAGTGCAAGAATGGAGGCTATCCATCCTCCCAGCTGAACGTTTCCCTCACCGATTATGAGAATGGGTACAAGGGTGACACCACAGGCCATGAGTGGAGCGGAGAAGTTCACTAGCGATATAACGAAGATCGAGAGCCTCGACATCCGCTGGATCTCTGTGTCCTTGAGCGAGGAGAGCATCGCGGTCTCGATCTCCTTGATCCTCCGATCCTGCTCCATGGTTTCAGCCTCGTAGACGCTGACGCCCGTAGAAATGCCAAGGGCGAAGCTCGAGGTGAGAATGGTGGCGATTACCAGGCTGTAGCTTGGATCGTGGGCGAAAGCGGAACCAATTATGACTCCCAAAATAACGAATGTGGAGTCGAAGATCGTATTGATGAAGTAGCGGCGCAGAGCGGGACCGGTTTCCGGCATGCTCATTGCTGCCTTCATCTGGGAGAATAGACCGTCATCGGCAGACAACACGAAACCCTCACTTACCCGAAGGTGGTGAGAAAAGGGCTTCCGGGCTTATGTCCATTTCGGAGTCTTCCCAAGATTGTAAAGAGGAGTGGGGCGCTCAACCAAGTCGGCCGAAATTTTAAGGAAATGTGAATTACGATTCTATGCGCTCCTTACCGGTGTCCAGTCAATTATTACCACACAATTATTATATATAAATGCGCACGATAACATCATAGAGGAATTATGGCCGCCAGACCCCAAGGTTTACCGCATTTTTACCTTGCAGGCGGCTAATGACAGGAGGGGTAAAGTGTTAGGAAAGTTTGCTAAGGTTATTAGCATACTGGTTGCGCTAACAATGGTTGTCGTTGTTTTTGCGGTTTTTGTTCCCCAATCAACCGCAGTGACAACCGATACACCAAGAATAGCGGACCCAGTAGGGATTGATATAGGTCCTTCAATCAGGGATCGTCCTGTAGATAGTACTTCCGTGAGCGAGGCGTTCTCCAACGGCCCCTTGGGAAAATATGTCTTCCAAGATTATTATGACGTCGGAGACAGGGGGATGTACTATGATTTTGATGGATCTGGCTGGCTAGAGTTCGAGAAACGTGGGGAAGGCAACCATTGTGAGGTTTGGGTAGCGACCGATTTGAATTTCGAGGATGGGGACCCTCGTAACGAGTTCACATCAAGATTGAATATCTCTGAAGGAAAAGTGAACTACATCATCCAGCAGTTCGATGAGGTTATCTTCCCAATCGAATCAGAGAACTTTGGAAGTCCAGACAACCACACCGGAGACAACAGCCTCATGGAGGACTATGGTTTCGATTACTACCAGAATGTCAACGGTGAGAAGACCATGATTATGATCTTCAACATCATAGATGAGAACTATTTCGATGCAGGATATCCATACTATGTTGTCGGGTATTACTCCCCAACCGCTGAACTCTACTACGACAGGAACATTATTCACATAGATTGCTGGGACTGGGACAACAGGACCACGGGCACCTCGCCGAGACCTTTTGTATATGAGGGTACCGTGGCGCACGAGTATCAGCATCTGCTGCACGATGATGCAGATTCCGACGAGGCTTCTTGGATAAACGAAGGATGCTCGATGTACTCGGAATTCATCTGCGGCTACATGGTCGAGTCGGAGATGTGGAACACCATGTACCGGTTCCTTTACACCCCTGATAACGGCCTTGTAGACTGGGGCGACCAGGGCGATATCAACATCTTGGCTGATTATGCCCAGACAATGATGTTCATGATGTACCTGAACGATCACTTCAACGGTTCGGAGTTCATCTCAGCACTCTTCAAGAATCCCGATAACGGAAAGGATTCGGTCACATCCACGCTCATAGAGATGGGTTATGACGATTGGACCTTCGAAGATGTGTTCTACAACTGGAGGTTGGCCAACCTCATTCATAGCGATGATCCTGGTAATGGTTGGTACAACTACACCTCCATCGATTGGGACAGCATGTACTCCATGGAGGTGTCCATGCTATGGTACTCCCCATACTATGGTGGATGGTGGATGTCCGAGTGGTGGGGAGACACCTGGACCTATGATGATTACGACACCGGCCTCGCTAATGTAGGATCCTTCGGTACCGATTATGTCTACATCGATGACCTTGAGTGGATGGACCCGCTCGGACTAAAGCTGAACTTCGAGGGATGGACCGAGGTGCCAGAGGGCTGGGAGATCGCCATGAAGCCCTTCGAGGGAGACCCGATCTGGTCCGAGGATTTCAACCATGATGGTTCCTTCCCTACGGGTTGGACAACCGACAGCGAGGGTCCTGACTACTGGCCTTGGGCAACCTACGATGAGGGCGATGGTGATTGGGCCGTGTGGTGCAGCAGCGATGCAGCAGGTTCAGGGACCGATATCACAGAGTGGTTGTACATGGCCGATACCTCGATCGACATGAGCGCGCTCGAGAATCCGTTCCTCCAAATGTACCTCGAGTACAACACCTATGACGGTGATGATTTCGCTAGAGTCGTTGCCAACGCAGGTTACGGATGGGTGGATGTGGAGACTTGGTATCCAGGCAACACAGTCTCTGGAACGGTCGTTGTCGACCTGACAGAATTCGCCGGAGAGGAATCCGTTAAGCTGGGATTCGTGTACCACGGTACCTGGGACTGGTGGATGTTCGTCGATGACCTGAAGCTTTTCGACGCCGAGCCGGATTTCGCTTGGTACTCGGGTGCAGGTGACTTGAAGGACTTCAAGCTAGTCGGAGAGGTGGATCTCAGCGACGCTAGGAACTCCACTCTTGAGTTCGACACCTACTACTACATCGAGGATTACTGGGACTTCGGCTTCGTGCAGGTCTCCACGGACTTCGGTCAGACATGGACCTCGCTGGAGAACGAGTATACGGTCTCGGATTACGATCCAAATGCTCACCCAGCGATCATAGAACAGCTGCCGGGCCTCACTGGAACCTCTGGTGAATGGATGACCATGTCATTCGACCTTTCAGCCTATGATGGCCAGGTGATTTGGATACAGTTCAGGTACATGACCGACTGGGGCTATACCGAGGAAGGTTGGTGGGTCGACAACATCATGGTCAACGGAGAGCTGCTCGATGACGCCGAGACTGTTATTGGCTTTGAACCAGACTTCCCGGCGACCGAGTGGATGGTGACCGTCTACGCACCAGCATACGGTAGCATGCCGGCCCTGATCTTCGATCTGAACCTGAATGACCAGATGGAGACCCTGCGCAGCATACACGCTCTGGCAGACAACTATCCATATGTCATTCTGATCGTCTCTCCCACGGTAGGTTTGGCAGATTGGTACCTCAACATCTACAACATCTAGACTGTTGTGAATCAAACCTCTTTCCCTTTTCCATATTTTTCTTTTCGCACTAAGTTTTAATACAATTCTCATATTCTCTGACTAAGAGGGCTCATGGTCTAGCGGTCATGAGGCATTCTGGAAGACCCAGATGACCTGGCAAACGACGCCTTTACACGGCGTAGGTCCCCGGTTCGAATCCGGGTGAGCCCACTTCCAACCACCATTGTTCTGAACTTGGAGCTTTAATAAGATTCAGTAAAAGGAGGAAGCTAGCTCGTCAATTTCAAACGACTCGGGTTGTGCAAGGCGCTCATGATGCTGAGCTGAGGGCATACCGTAGAATGCAGCAGCCCACTTATTGATGGAAAAGGAGGCTGGACATCCGGCTGGGGGAAAAGGCTATTGAGGAGATGCCTTATTACCGCCATAAGCGGTGCTCAGATGGTCATTTTCAAACCATTCAACGGCCTGATTCCTTCACTCGATCCTGACGAGAATATCTCGAAGAGGATATCCCCGCCATACGATGTGATCGACGATCACGAGCTGGATGATCTCAAGGCCAATCCCTTCAACGTAACCAGGATCACACTGAACCCCCAGGGAGGAAGGTATCTCCAAGCAGCCAAGGAGCTAAAGAACTGGATGTCCTCCAGGAAACTCGAGAAGGATGAGGATACTTGCTTCTACCTCTACAGGCAGTCATTCCTAAACGATGGAAGAAGATTGACCAGGACCGGGTTGGTCGGCGTCCTTTCATTGGAGCCCTATGACAAAGGGATGGTCATACCGCATGAGGAGACCATACCCAAGGTAAAGGAGGACCGCTTGCGACTGCTGGAAGACACAGAGACCCACTCCGAATCCATCTTCGGTCTGTACCACCACTCGGATATTCCTATCGAGGAATTGCTTTCCAGCTCGGTGAAGCTGTTCGAAACGGAGGACCACGATTCAGTGGTGCACTCTTTCCACAGGATCTCCGACCCGAAGATGATCTCCAGGATACAGTCGATGATGATGTCCAAGACCGTGCTGATCGCGGACGGCCACCACCGCTACGAGACAGCGTTGAAGTACTTCGAGGAAAACGGAGGGGAGGAGAAGAAGGGCTATGTGCTCGCAACTCTGGTCTCATCCGATGACGAGGGGATGATACTACTTCCAACTCACAGGCTCCTTTCGGACCTGGACATAGACGAAGAGGAGTTACTTGAGAGGATGAAGAATCACCTGATCGTGGAGACCATGGATGATTTCCCTTCTCTAAGGTCAAGGATGGCCAGGAAGGAGCACATGGGATTCGGGCTCATCACCAGATCTGGAGGAATGTACTACGCCTTCCTTGAGGAACTGCCAAACGACAATATACTCTGGGTCATAGACGCCTACGCCTGCCAGGAGATCATTTTCAAGAACGTTCTGGGAGACAAGATCTTCAATATCGAGTACGAGGAGAGCTGCGAGAATGCTAGGAACAAGGTCATGAACGGCAGGAGCGACCTTGCCATTCTGCTGGGCTTACCCAAGCTGGATGAGGT comes from the Methanomassiliicoccales archaeon genome and includes:
- the hypE gene encoding hydrogenase expression/formation protein HypE, producing MKRITMGHGAGGEMMQELISKHIAPFLPDIDAEVPLRSFDDSAIIDGMVFTTDAHTVKPLFFPGGDIGSLAVCGTINDISVMGACPVAMSCAMVLEEGLEIDTLEKVMQSIGQYSELSGIPVVTGDTKVVESGAVDQMIVVTSALGKECPYLQKNFDVASRSRKVANRWLTDDNVGDGDAIIVSGTLGDHGIALLSFREGYGFESAIKSDVAPLHRLIASILELGGVTSMKDMTRGGMANTLNEWSSKSKVGIEIDEPQIPIHPAVGSACELLGLDPLTIGNEGKIAIACVPEMAEDIVKLMRKSPLAKNAAIIGRATNEFDRVVMKTEVGGRRIIDPPVGDPVPRIC
- a CDS encoding DUF1015 domain-containing protein, producing the protein MRRCLITAISGAQMVIFKPFNGLIPSLDPDENISKRISPPYDVIDDHELDDLKANPFNVTRITLNPQGGRYLQAAKELKNWMSSRKLEKDEDTCFYLYRQSFLNDGRRLTRTGLVGVLSLEPYDKGMVIPHEETIPKVKEDRLRLLEDTETHSESIFGLYHHSDIPIEELLSSSVKLFETEDHDSVVHSFHRISDPKMISRIQSMMMSKTVLIADGHHRYETALKYFEENGGEEKKGYVLATLVSSDDEGMILLPTHRLLSDLDIDEEELLERMKNHLIVETMDDFPSLRSRMARKEHMGFGLITRSGGMYYAFLEELPNDNILWVIDAYACQEIIFKNVLGDKIFNIEYEESCENARNKVMNGRSDLAILLGLPKLDEVWKVAGEGIKMPKKSTFFYPKIWSGFVYYSMSK